A genomic stretch from Festucalex cinctus isolate MCC-2025b chromosome 13, RoL_Fcin_1.0, whole genome shotgun sequence includes:
- the dhx40 gene encoding putative ATP-dependent RNA helicase DHX40, with amino-acid sequence MSKSMAKHPKEIESKQLPIYKHKTKLVRAVKESTFLVVTGETGSGKTTQLPQYLYHAGFCKNGKICITQPRRVAAITVAQRVAHEMQCTLGREVGYQVRFDDCTTQDTDLKYMTDGCLLREVLADPGLSHYSVVVLDEVHERSLNTDILLGLLKKVFSNPTEAMKGRAFPLKVVVMSATMETDKLSAFLGHCPVFVIPGRTFPVTCTLGTAVGPKDQQSTGYVKEVVSLALDVHTSEKAGDILVFLTGQLEIERACDLLFEKAESIDYRYDVQDKTVDGLLILPLYGSMPTEQQRQIFQPPPPGIRKCVVATNIAATSLTINGIKYIIDSGFVKQLNHNSRVGMDILEVVPISKSEAQQRAGRAGRTSAGKCYRIYTKEFWDECMPEYTIPEIQRTSLTAVVLTLKCLGVHDVIRFPYLDPPEERFILEALKQLYQFDAIDRRGRVTRLGELMVEFPLQPGLTRALLKAASLGCQDLLLPVAAMLSVENIFIRPGHPDNQKEADQCHRALAANSGSINDFGTLLSVFQQCKSSERPSVWCKDNWIHWRALKSAFSVETQLRDILLCLQKRRDFPMEKFDGNKNELFRRCLCSGYFTNVARRSVGKVFCTMDGHGSMVHIHPSSSLFEKEMELDWILFHDVLVTSRVYVRTVCPIRYEWVKDLLPKLHEVDVYELSSVAREEVTDEEVTKWETREAAKRQSDISAEDAFKKVEKRNDESSVSDARARYLQRKLQRLQNKDL; translated from the exons ATGTCCAAATCGATGGCGAAGCACCCGAAAGAAATCGAGTCAAAACAGTTGCCAATCTACAAGCATAAGACTAAACTGGTACGGGCTGTGAAGGAGAGCACTTTTTTAGTGGTCACCGGTGAGACTGGCAGTGGGAAAACGACGCAGCTTCCACAGTATTTGTACCATGCAG GCTTTtgtaaaaatggcaaaatttgCATCACCCAGCCCCGCCGGGTGGCTGCCATCACGGTGGCTCAGAGGGTTGCCCATGAGATGCAATGCACTCTGGGAAGAGAGGTGGGGTACCAAGTGCGCTTTGACGACTGCACAACACAG GACACGGACTTGAAATACATGACGGATGGCTGTTTGCTGAGAGAGGTCCTGGCAGACCCTGGACTTTCTCACTACAGTGTGGTGGTCTTGGATGAGGTCCACGAACGAAGCCTCAACACC GATATCCTCCTGGGTTTACTGAAGAAAGTTTTTTCTAATCCAACTGAAGCTATGAAGGGCCGAGCTTTCCCACTAAAGGTGGTGGTGATGTCCgccaccatggaaacagacaaacTTTCGGCCTTTCTCGGTCACTGCCCTGTATTTGTTATCCCTGGAAGGACTTTTCCTGTCACCTGCACATTGGGCACTGCTGTGGGACCTAAAGACCAACAGAGCACGGGTTATGTAAAAGAG GTTGTGTCTCTGGCCTTGGATGTTCACACCAGTGAAAAGGCTGGTGATATTCTGGTCTTTTTAACAG GTCAGTTGGAGATCGAGCGGGCCTGTGATTTGCTGTTTGAGAAAGCTGAGTCTATAGACTACCGCTATGATGTACAGGACAAAACTGTGGATGGGCTCCTCATTTTACCCCTCTATGGTTCCATGCCAACTG AGCAACAGCGGCAGATTTTTCAGCCTCCTCCTCCGGGAATAAGGAAGTGTGTGGTGGCCACCAACATTGCTGCCACATCTCTCACCATCAATGGCATAAA GTACATTATAGACAGCGGCTTTGTGAAACAACTCAACCACAACTCCAGGGTGGGCATGGACATTTTGGAAGTGGTGCCCATTTCAAA GAGTGAAGCTCAGCAGAGAGCAGGCCGAGCTGGAAGAACATCAGCCGGGAAGTGTTATCGCATCTATACCAAGGAATTCTGGGATGAATGCATGCCTGAATATACGATTCCGGAGATCCAGAGGACGAGTTTGACTGCAGTGGTCCTCACCCTCAAGTGTCTGGGTGTGCATGAtgtcattag GTTTCCCTATCTGGACCCTCCAGAAGAGAGATTTATCCTGGAGGCGCTGAAACAGCTCTATCAGTTTGATGCTATCGACAG GAGGGGTCGAGTGACTCGCCTGGGGGAGCTGATGGTGGAATTCCCCCTGCAGCCGGGCCTCACCAGGGCCCTGCTCAAAGCCGCCTCGCTCGGCTGCCAGGACCTGCTGCTCCCCGTGGCTGCCATGTTGTCTGTTGAGAATATTTTCATCCGGCCTG GCCACCCTGACAACCAGAAAGAGGCCGATCAGTGCCACAGAGCACTTGCAGCTAATAGCGGCAGCATAAACGACTTTGGTACACTTCTTAGTGTGTTTCAGCAGTGTAAATCCAG TGAAAGACCATCAGTGTGGTGCAAGGACAATTGGATCCACTGGAGGGCGCTCAAGTCTGCCTTTAGTGTGGAGACTCAGCTGCGTGACATCCTCCTCTGCTTGCAAAAA AGGAGAGATTTCCCTATGGAGAAATTTGATGGCAATAAGAACGAACTCTTTAGACGGTGTTTGTGCTCAGGATATTTCACCAATGTTGCCAGAAG ATCTGTTGGAAAGGTATTTTGCACAATGGACGGTCATGGGTCCATGGTTCAcattcatccatcatcatcG CTGTTTGAGAAGGAGATGGAACTGGATTGGATTCTCTTCCATGACGTGTTGGTGACATCACGCGTGTACGTCAGGACTGTATGTCCCATCCGATACGAGTGGGTGAAGGATCTGCTGCCGAAACTGCATGAAGTAGACGTTTACGAACTAAGCAGCGTGGCGAGAGAAGAAGTCACTGATGAGGAGGTGACCAAGTGGGAAACGAGGGAGGCTGCCAAAAGGCAATCAG ACATTTCTGCTGAGGATGCCTTTAAGAAAGTGGAGAAGCGAAACGATGAAAGTAGTGTCAGTGATGCACGCGCTCGCTATCTTCAGCGGAAGCTGCAAAGGCTGCAGAATAAAGATCTCTGA
- the LOC144033540 gene encoding P2X purinoceptor 5-like isoform X2 → MAASGCKGRLLSFLDYKTEKYVVAKNKKVGILYRLIQLSIIGYIIGKKGYQEKDEAIQSTVITKLKGVSVTNTSESGVLVWGPEDYVIPPQGEAVLFVVTNFLETPNQKLGYCAESPKVLDGLCQEDEDCQEGKLVVSGHGIMSGRCLRRDENSTGTCEIFGWCPVERQFKPRSLLTNAENFTIYIKNFIQFPKFKFSKSNILETTDVSYLKCRYDEKLHPYCPIFRLGDITARAGYNFNDMATFGGSIGIQIRWDCDLDKGYSECHPQYQFSRQDISASNQTIAMGFNLRHARYYKNSAGESYRSLYKVYGVRFNIMVNGRAGMFNIVPTAISVGSGLALMGVGVFLCDMILLYIMKNGTAYRERKFEGSQPSAAGDSHEKTSLAS, encoded by the exons ATGGCCGCGAGTGGGTGTAAAGGACGACTTTTATCTTTTTTGGACTACAAAACGGAGAAATACGTAgtggccaaaaataaaaaagttggaATTTTGTACAGACTCATCCAGTTGTCTATCATCGGTTACATTATAGG CAAGAAGGGCTACCAGGAGAAAGACGAGGCCATCCAGAGTACAGTGATCACCAAACTGAAGGGGGTCTCAGTGACCAACACCTCAGAGTCGGGTGTGCTGGTGTGGGGGCCAGAAGACTACGTCATCCCACCACAG GGTGAAGCTGTTCTTTTTGTTGTCACTAATTTCTTAGAGACACCGAATCAGAAGCTGGGATACTGTGCTGAG AGTCCCAAAGTCCTGGACGGACTCTGCCAGGAAGATGAGGATTGCCAAGAGGGAAAGCTTGTAGTGTCTGGTCATG gAATCATGAGTGGGCGATGTTTACGCAGGGATGAAAACTCCACTGGAACCTGTGAAATCTTTGGCTGGTGTCCTGTTGAAAGACAGTTTAAACCACG gtctctgctgacgaacgcAGAAAACTTCACCATCTACATCAAGAATTTTATACAATTTCCCAAattcaaattttcaaa GTCCAACATTCTGGAGACGACGGATGTGTCCTATCTGAAATGCAGATATGATGAAAAGCTCCATCCTTACTGTCCCATCTTTCGTCTGGGAGACATCACCGCACGAGCAGGATACAACTTCAATGACATGGCAACATTT GGTGGCTCCATCGGCATCCAGATCCGGTGGGACTGTGACCTTGACAAAGGTTACTCCGAGTGTCATCCGCAGTACCAATTCAGTCGGCAGGACATCAGCGCCTCCAACCAGACCATTGCAATGGGATTCAACTTGAG ACACGCTCGCTATTATAAAAACTCAGCAGGCGAGAGTTACCGATCTCTATACAAAGTTTATGGAGTCCGATTTAACATCATGGTGAATGGGAGG GCTGGAATGTTCAACATTGTCCCCACAGCCATCAGCGTCGGTTCAGGGTTAGCTTTAATGGGCGTG GGAGTGTTCTTGTGTGACATGATCCTTCTCTACATCATGAAGAACGGCACCGCTTATCGAGAGAGGAAGTTTGAAGGGTCCCA GCCGTCAGCAGCTGGAGACAGCCACGAGAAAACAAGTCTGGCATCTTAG
- the LOC144033540 gene encoding P2X purinoceptor 5-like isoform X1, which produces MAASGCKGRLLSFLDYKTEKYVVAKNKKVGILYRLIQLSIIGYIIGWVFFSKKGYQEKDEAIQSTVITKLKGVSVTNTSESGVLVWGPEDYVIPPQGEAVLFVVTNFLETPNQKLGYCAESPKVLDGLCQEDEDCQEGKLVVSGHGIMSGRCLRRDENSTGTCEIFGWCPVERQFKPRSLLTNAENFTIYIKNFIQFPKFKFSKSNILETTDVSYLKCRYDEKLHPYCPIFRLGDITARAGYNFNDMATFGGSIGIQIRWDCDLDKGYSECHPQYQFSRQDISASNQTIAMGFNLRHARYYKNSAGESYRSLYKVYGVRFNIMVNGRAGMFNIVPTAISVGSGLALMGVGVFLCDMILLYIMKNGTAYRERKFEGSQPSAAGDSHEKTSLAS; this is translated from the exons ATGGCCGCGAGTGGGTGTAAAGGACGACTTTTATCTTTTTTGGACTACAAAACGGAGAAATACGTAgtggccaaaaataaaaaagttggaATTTTGTACAGACTCATCCAGTTGTCTATCATCGGTTACATTATAGG GTGGGTTTTCTTTAGCAAGAAGGGCTACCAGGAGAAAGACGAGGCCATCCAGAGTACAGTGATCACCAAACTGAAGGGGGTCTCAGTGACCAACACCTCAGAGTCGGGTGTGCTGGTGTGGGGGCCAGAAGACTACGTCATCCCACCACAG GGTGAAGCTGTTCTTTTTGTTGTCACTAATTTCTTAGAGACACCGAATCAGAAGCTGGGATACTGTGCTGAG AGTCCCAAAGTCCTGGACGGACTCTGCCAGGAAGATGAGGATTGCCAAGAGGGAAAGCTTGTAGTGTCTGGTCATG gAATCATGAGTGGGCGATGTTTACGCAGGGATGAAAACTCCACTGGAACCTGTGAAATCTTTGGCTGGTGTCCTGTTGAAAGACAGTTTAAACCACG gtctctgctgacgaacgcAGAAAACTTCACCATCTACATCAAGAATTTTATACAATTTCCCAAattcaaattttcaaa GTCCAACATTCTGGAGACGACGGATGTGTCCTATCTGAAATGCAGATATGATGAAAAGCTCCATCCTTACTGTCCCATCTTTCGTCTGGGAGACATCACCGCACGAGCAGGATACAACTTCAATGACATGGCAACATTT GGTGGCTCCATCGGCATCCAGATCCGGTGGGACTGTGACCTTGACAAAGGTTACTCCGAGTGTCATCCGCAGTACCAATTCAGTCGGCAGGACATCAGCGCCTCCAACCAGACCATTGCAATGGGATTCAACTTGAG ACACGCTCGCTATTATAAAAACTCAGCAGGCGAGAGTTACCGATCTCTATACAAAGTTTATGGAGTCCGATTTAACATCATGGTGAATGGGAGG GCTGGAATGTTCAACATTGTCCCCACAGCCATCAGCGTCGGTTCAGGGTTAGCTTTAATGGGCGTG GGAGTGTTCTTGTGTGACATGATCCTTCTCTACATCATGAAGAACGGCACCGCTTATCGAGAGAGGAAGTTTGAAGGGTCCCA GCCGTCAGCAGCTGGAGACAGCCACGAGAAAACAAGTCTGGCATCTTAG